Genomic DNA from Gloeocapsa sp. DLM2.Bin57:
TTTGTGGCTAGTTGTGGTGGTGTTACTATTTCAACCCTTAAAACTTATATACAGAATCAAGATGAAATAAAATAAGGACGCGATTCATCTCACGCTTATTTGAGAAAATAAAGCTTGAGGCTTCTCGCGGTTAAGCTAAAAAAAAGACCCCCTTTTTAGGGGGTATCCACAGAGCCAACTATAATTTAGTAACGAGCGCTACCTGGTTTGTGAACAATAAAGCTAACGGTTTGACATTGTTTAATGTTATCAAAACCAATCACACGAATATAGTAGTTAGGATATTCAGAACGACATTCACGAACTTCGTTTAAGACGTCTTGAGAACTACGAGCTTCAAATAAAGGTAATTTCCAGAGTGTCCAGTGGTGGTCGGTGGGTTCGGGGTTTTCTTCAAACTCAACCGCGGGGATATAACCTTGTTCTAGCATATACTCAATTTGTCGAGTAATTTGCTGATCAGTGAGGGGGGGTAAATAGGATAGAGTTTCGTAACGACGTTCTTTTGGTAATGTTTTCATGAGTACAGATTTCCTAGTAAATTGGTAAATTTTAATCTGATTCGGGATAATTATGGTCGGGAAATGTATCGCAATCAGAGGGGAGAGACTGAGTTAGACGCTCTAAAAGTTGGCGACGATTATTTAAACTAGATTGTTCTAGATTTTGACGTACCATATCTGGGAGAAAATCTAGGATTTGTTCAGCTAAATCTCTTCTTACTGCCAAGATGCGCATCACCAGGTCTTTATGTTCTAGCATCAGTCCTTCTATATAGGCTTCTCCGTCTTGCATTTTATTTCCCGAAGAGTATTCGGTGAGCCAAAGCGCCATAGAGGGGTTAGTTTCTGATAACTGAGCGATAATGGTTTTGACCGCTTGGTAAGTCAGATAACTTTGTAAAACTTTTGCTGTTTCGGTGGCGATTTGTTTTGGATACATTCAGCCCTACTTGTCCAGATGGACACATAATATAGTTGTTAGTCTTTCAATTTTAAAACTAACAACTAGTTCTAGGTTAGAGTGTATCTACTGCGTCAAACTCGAATTTAATTTCTTTCCAGAGTTCGCAAGCTACTTTCAATTCAGGAGACCAGCGAGTTGCTTCTCTGATGATATCATTACCTTCGCGAGCGAGGTTACGACCTTCGTTACGAGCTTGGATACAAGCTTCAAGAGCAACACGGTTAGCGGTAGCACCAGGAGCGTTACCCCAAGGGTGACCAAGAGTACCACCACCAAATTGTAAACAGGAGTCGTCACCGAAGATTTCTACGAGAGCAGGCATGTGCCAAACGTGAATACCACCAGACGCTACAGGCATAACTCCACCCATGGAAGCCCAATCTTGGGTGAAGAAAATACCGCGAGAGCGATCTTCTTCTACATAGTCTTCGCGCATTTGGTCAACAAAGCCCATGGTAATACCGCGTTCACCTTCTAGTTTACCTACAACTGTACCAGAGTGTAAGTGGTCACCACCAGACATACGTAAACATTTTGCCAGTACGCGGAAGTGAATACCATGGTTCTTCTGACGGTCAATAACAGCGTGCATAGCGCGGTGAATGTGCATTAAAATGCCGTTGCGACGACACCATTTAGATAGGGTGGTATTAGCGGTGAAGCCACCAGTTAAGTAGTCGTGCATCAAAATTGGCATTTTTAGTTCTTTAACGAACTCTGCACGCTCTAGCATATCTTCACAAGTACCCGCGGTAACGTTGAGGTAGTGTCCTTTGATTTCGTTGGTTTCTGCTTGAGCTTTGTGTACTGCTTCTGCTACGAATAAGAAGCGATCGCGCCAACGCATGAAGGGTTGAGAGTTAATATTTTCGTCGTCTTTAGTGAAGTCTAAACCACCGCGCAAACATTCATAGACAGCACGACCGTAGTTCTTAGCGGAGAGACCTAATTTAGGTTTGATGGTACAACCTAAGAGAGGACGACCGTATTTATTGAGAATATCACGTTCTACGGTGATACCGTGGGGAGGTCCTTGGAAGGTTTTGAGGTAAGCTACAGGAATACGTAAGTCTTCTAATCTGAGACCTTTAAGAGCTTTAAATCCAAATACGTTACCTACGAGTGAGGTTAACAGGTTGGTTACTGAGCCTTCTTCAAACAAGTCTAAAGGATAAGCGATAAAACAGAAGAATTGGTTGTCTTCTCCAGGGATGCGCTCGATATCATAACAACGACCTTTGTAACGATCTAGATCGGTTAAGTTATCAGTCCATACTGTTGTCCAAGTCCCTGTGGAAGATTCAGCTGCTACTGCTGCTGCTGCTTCTTCGGGAGGAACACCTGGTTGAGGAGTTACACGGAATGCTGCCAGAATATCTGTATCTTTGGGAGTATAGTCTGGCATGTAATAGGTTAGTCTGTAGTCTTGTACCCCTGCTTTAAAGCTAGGACCTGATTTTGCTTGCACCATTAGGTTAATTCCTCCATCTACTCAAGGCTGATTGCTTAGTTATTTGCTATTCTTCTGTTTTAGAAGCCTTGGCGATTTGTTTGATCGCCAATTACGAATTGTAGTTGTATCTTCAATCTGATTGACACAGACTGTCAGATTTTTTGTCAACTATCGCACTAACTCCACACAAACTGAGAACAAGTTGCGTCAAGCGCGCGGATTACTATAAAGATTTTGAGCCTCTATATTTCTGACGTTTTTTATTTTCGCGTTTTTATAATAACATGAATTGAAACTTTATCAGCAAAAATTTTTTATTTTTTAGATACAGTTTTTTGTTAGCTTATATTAATTTTCCTAATCATTCTGATTTTAGCAAAACGTCACCAACAGCTAATTAGAGCCTTTATTAGCTGTTGTTTATTTTTGCTTAATATTAATTAACATTTTCTGAGTGAATACTTACTCAAGCAAAATGATCTAACTATTTTTTAGAATTGCCTAAATTTCTAGTTTCTGGAAAAAGAGTTAAGAGCAATTGATTAATATAAACCTCACCGATCACAGGAGAATCAGGAGTTGGAGAGGTTGTCTGAGACTCTGATTCTGTCTCTTCAACAATTATTGGCTCGGTATATTCTGGGGTAGTTTCTTTTGTTTCTGGTAATTCAGTTTCCAGGGTGGGAGAAGGATCTAGATCCTGACGACTATAGCGATCGCCGATTAGAGAGCCAGGAGGTATCATCCGTTTAGATTCAATTTTGGTATCTATAACAGTACTAGCTGTACCAATACAAGCATTAGAGCCTATTTGACAATTACCAATAATCAGGACACCAGGACCTAATACCACCCCTGCTTCGACTTCGATAGTCCCCTGATAAGCGTTGAGAACTGTTCCCATTCCCAGACAAGCACCTGCTTTAATAACTATGCGACTATCAGGAGCTGCTTGTAAAATTACCCCAGGAGCAAGAATTGCTTGAGGATCTATATAGACATCACCGTTAATATATATATCTTGGTGATGGATTGGTTGCACAGAGGGCAAATACATCATCTGGATTTAGGTAAAAAACTAGTAGCGGAAATCACGACCATAGTTGACTTCCGCCAAGAAACCCTAGGGACGTTGAATAATGGTTTCAAGAATGCGGCGTTTTTGTTTGGTATCAATACCAATTAAACGTACATATTCCCCTTGATGTTCTTGCAAACAAGCTTCTAGGGCGGAAATTACTTCTGATTCTCTTTGACTTTCAATGGGAGCACAGCTATGCCAAGATTGGGATTTAAAGCGACGTTTATCGGCGTGCTCTGTCCCAATGGTATAACCTTGAGAGATCAGATTGCGTAATTGGTTAACTATCTCGCCATTTAATGTACTACCATTACTATGACCATTACCATTGCTATAGTTATTGGTTTCGACTTCGGTAGTAGGAGTTGAGGTTGGTTGGCTTTGAGCTACAGTAGTACCATTATTACCGTCGGGACGTTGAATAATGCTTTCTAAGACTCGGCGTTTTTGTTGAGTATCGATACCGATTAAACGCACGTATTCTCCTTGATGTTCTTGCAAACAAGCTTCTAGGGCGGAAATTACTTCTGATTCTCTTTGACTGTCGATAGGAGCGCAGCTATGCCAAGATTGGGATTTAAAACGGCGTTTATCGGCGTGTTCTGTCCCAATTTTGTAACCTTGAGCCAGGAGGTTACGTACTTGGTTAATAGTTTCACTATCTAAACCAGAACTGCTACTATTGCCACTATAGGAAGAACTGCTAGCTTGATAACTTGGTTGAGAGTGAGTAGTGGTTACTTGGTTAAAAGATTCTTCGGGACGTTGAATTATTATTTCAGCTACACGACGTTTAGCTTGAGGATCTACTGCGACTAAGCGAACGTATTCACCCGTATAGCTTTGTAGATTAGCTTGTAGTTCTTGCCTGACTTTGCTTGTTGTATTACTAGTTAAAGTACCTACGGTGAGCCATGACTTAGTTTTGAAGCGACGTTTATCGGCGTGCTCTAGGGTTAATTGACAACCTTGTTGTAGGAAAGATTGCACCTGAGCACTCAAATCATTATTAAGGTTATGACCAGAGTTAGTATTACTATAATTACTAGGGCTAGGCGCTTGATAGCTAGAACTGTTAAGGTTACTAACTGTTTCACCTGGGCGTTGAATAATCAGTTCTACAACGCGACGTTTTTGTTGAGGATCAATACCAATTAAGCGTACATATTGTCCTTCGTATTCTCTAAGTACTTGCTGTAACTCTTGCATTACTTGGTCTTCACGTTGCCCTTGTAGGGTAGAAGCGCTTAACCAAGATTTAGTTTTAAAGCGACGCTCATCGGCGTATTCTATACCTAATTTACATCCTTGAGCCAAGAGATTGCGTACTTGGTCGCGGGTGTCTCCATTTAAACTCATATTTCCCTTACTTTCTTTATTTTCTAGTTTTTCTTTGATGGGGTTGATACAAGCGACATTAGCCGCGCAGAGATAACCTGCTCTGAGGGCTTCGTTGATTTGGACAACGTGGTGAGCAAAATTTTTATCGCTACTTTGTACATCAGGTAGGCGATCTGCTTGTTGTTGATTGGTAATAACTGCACCTGAAGGGACGTATTTTCCAGGGGGAATTTCTACATCTTGGATCAAGGCGTGCATCATAATGATACAACCATCACCTATTTTGGCGTTAAAGATTGTGGAACGAAACCCAATAAAACAAAAATCACCCACATAAGCCGGTCCATGAATTAGTGCCATATGGGTAATACAGGTTTCTTTGCCGATCCAGACTGAATATTCTCGCTGATCGTCTCCGATAACACGACCTTGTTCTAGTCCGTGAATGACTACCCCGTCTTGGATATTAGTACCTTCACCGATATAAAAGGGGCTACCTTCATCGGCTCTAATTGATGTACCAGGGGCGATTAAGACGTTTGGTCCTACATAAACATCTCCAATCAGATTAGAGAATGAGTGGACATAAGCACTAGGATCTATCCGTGGTTCTGCTAAATCTTTTGACCAAGGGGTAGGTGGTGCTGCTGTAGTGAGGACTTCTACTAACACTATTCCTCCGAAATTGTATATATGAACAAAATTGATTAAACTGGATACTCGTACTGTTTTTTGCTATATAGCAGTCCATTAGCAACTGTGACAGTATCAATAATTCCGACTACCATAGCGTCTAGAGGTCTTTTTTCCTGTCCTTCGTCTTGACGGGCAGCACTTCCTCTAGTTACTAATACCCACTCATTAACAC
This window encodes:
- a CDS encoding ribulose bisphosphate carboxylase small subunit: MKTLPKERRYETLSYLPPLTDQQITRQIEYMLEQGYIPAVEFEENPEPTDHHWTLWKLPLFEARSSQDVLNEVRECRSEYPNYYIRVIGFDNIKQCQTVSFIVHKPGSARY
- a CDS encoding carbon dioxide concentrating mechanism protein CcmL, coding for MQIARVIGTVVSTHKTRSLIGVKLLLIQYVDAEGELQDKYEVAGDTVGAGVNEWVLVTRGSAARQDEGQEKRPLDAMVVGIIDTVTVANGLLYSKKQYEYPV
- a CDS encoding IS200/IS605 family transposase, translated to FVASCGGVTISTLKTYIQNQDEIK
- a CDS encoding form I ribulose bisphosphate carboxylase large subunit codes for the protein MVQAKSGPSFKAGVQDYRLTYYMPDYTPKDTDILAAFRVTPQPGVPPEEAAAAVAAESSTGTWTTVWTDNLTDLDRYKGRCYDIERIPGEDNQFFCFIAYPLDLFEEGSVTNLLTSLVGNVFGFKALKGLRLEDLRIPVAYLKTFQGPPHGITVERDILNKYGRPLLGCTIKPKLGLSAKNYGRAVYECLRGGLDFTKDDENINSQPFMRWRDRFLFVAEAVHKAQAETNEIKGHYLNVTAGTCEDMLERAEFVKELKMPILMHDYLTGGFTANTTLSKWCRRNGILMHIHRAMHAVIDRQKNHGIHFRVLAKCLRMSGGDHLHSGTVVGKLEGERGITMGFVDQMREDYVEEDRSRGIFFTQDWASMGGVMPVASGGIHVWHMPALVEIFGDDSCLQFGGGTLGHPWGNAPGATANRVALEACIQARNEGRNLAREGNDIIREATRWSPELKVACELWKEIKFEFDAVDTL
- a CDS encoding carbon dioxide concentrating mechanism protein CcmM, whose protein sequence is MLVEVLTTAAPPTPWSKDLAEPRIDPSAYVHSFSNLIGDVYVGPNVLIAPGTSIRADEGSPFYIGEGTNIQDGVVIHGLEQGRVIGDDQREYSVWIGKETCITHMALIHGPAYVGDFCFIGFRSTIFNAKIGDGCIIMMHALIQDVEIPPGKYVPSGAVITNQQQADRLPDVQSSDKNFAHHVVQINEALRAGYLCAANVACINPIKEKLENKESKGNMSLNGDTRDQVRNLLAQGCKLGIEYADERRFKTKSWLSASTLQGQREDQVMQELQQVLREYEGQYVRLIGIDPQQKRRVVELIIQRPGETVSNLNSSSYQAPSPSNYSNTNSGHNLNNDLSAQVQSFLQQGCQLTLEHADKRRFKTKSWLTVGTLTSNTTSKVRQELQANLQSYTGEYVRLVAVDPQAKRRVAEIIIQRPEESFNQVTTTHSQPSYQASSSSYSGNSSSSGLDSETINQVRNLLAQGYKIGTEHADKRRFKSQSWHSCAPIDSQRESEVISALEACLQEHQGEYVRLIGIDTQQKRRVLESIIQRPDGNNGTTVAQSQPTSTPTTEVETNNYSNGNGHSNGSTLNGEIVNQLRNLISQGYTIGTEHADKRRFKSQSWHSCAPIESQRESEVISALEACLQEHQGEYVRLIGIDTKQKRRILETIIQRP
- a CDS encoding RbcX chaperonin protein, which gives rise to MYPKQIATETAKVLQSYLTYQAVKTIIAQLSETNPSMALWLTEYSSGNKMQDGEAYIEGLMLEHKDLVMRILAVRRDLAEQILDFLPDMVRQNLEQSSLNNRRQLLERLTQSLPSDCDTFPDHNYPESD
- a CDS encoding carbon dioxide concentrating mechanism protein, with translation MYLPSVQPIHHQDIYINGDVYIDPQAILAPGVILQAAPDSRIVIKAGACLGMGTVLNAYQGTIEVEAGVVLGPGVLIIGNCQIGSNACIGTASTVIDTKIESKRMIPPGSLIGDRYSRQDLDPSPTLETELPETKETTPEYTEPIIVEETESESQTTSPTPDSPVIGEVYINQLLLTLFPETRNLGNSKK